Proteins co-encoded in one Streptomyces sp. NBC_00091 genomic window:
- a CDS encoding CDP-alcohol phosphatidyltransferase family protein: MPRPSVAELRPVVHPPGVKDRRSGEHWGGRLYMREISLRITRLLVTTKVTPNQLTYVMTLAGVLAAPALLVPGVLGAVLGVVAVQLYLLLDCVDGEVARWKKQFSLSGVYLDRVGAYLCDAAVLVGFGLRAADLWGSGRVDWLWAFLGTLAALGAILIKAETDLVGVARHQAGKPVVKDAAAEPRSSGMALARRAAAALKFHRLVLGIEASLLILVLAIADQVRGDLYFSRLGVAVLAGIALLQTVLHLVSILASSRLK, encoded by the coding sequence ATGCCCAGACCATCCGTAGCTGAACTCCGGCCCGTCGTTCACCCGCCGGGCGTCAAGGACCGGCGCAGTGGCGAGCACTGGGGCGGCCGCCTGTACATGCGCGAGATCTCGCTGCGCATCACCCGGCTCCTGGTCACCACCAAGGTCACGCCCAACCAGCTGACCTACGTGATGACCCTCGCCGGCGTCCTCGCCGCTCCGGCCCTGCTGGTGCCCGGGGTGCTCGGCGCCGTCCTCGGCGTGGTCGCGGTCCAGCTCTACCTGCTGCTCGACTGCGTCGACGGCGAGGTCGCGCGCTGGAAGAAGCAGTTCTCCCTGTCCGGGGTCTACCTGGACCGGGTCGGCGCCTACCTGTGCGACGCGGCCGTCCTGGTCGGATTCGGCCTGCGCGCCGCCGACCTGTGGGGCAGCGGGCGCGTCGACTGGCTGTGGGCCTTCCTCGGCACCCTCGCCGCCCTCGGCGCGATCCTGATCAAGGCCGAGACCGACCTGGTCGGCGTTGCCCGCCACCAGGCCGGGAAGCCGGTGGTCAAGGACGCGGCGGCCGAGCCGCGCTCGTCCGGCATGGCGCTGGCCCGCCGGGCCGCCGCCGCGCTCAAGTTCCACCGCCTGGTCCTCGGCATCGAGGCCTCCCTGCTGATCCTGGTCCTGGCCATCGCCGACCAGGTCCGGGGCGACCTGTACTTCTCCCGGCTGGGCGTCGCCGTGCTCGCCGGCATCGCCCTGCTGCAGACCGTGCTGCACCTGGTGTCGATCCTGGCCTCCAGCAGGCTCAAGTGA
- the hpnC gene encoding squalene synthase HpnC yields MLHARATLGKAAAENFPVAPAFLPRAWREGLMAVYGYARLVDDIGDGDLAPGGRDAVLLGLDPAAVDDPLAMLDAFEADLLRVFGGSDGPPCHPLLLALRPVVRDHGLSPEPFLGLIEANRQDQRVTRYETYGELLDYCELSANTVGRLVLSLTGTSTPERIRRSDAICTALQIAEHLQDVTEDLGRDRIYLPAEDMRRFHVAEADLKAPSAGASVRALIAFEADRTRGLLNEGTPLVGSVHGRLRLLLAGFVGGGRAALRAISAAGFDVLPGPPKPTRSLLLREVAAVLRTAPRKG; encoded by the coding sequence CTGCTCCACGCGCGGGCCACCCTCGGCAAGGCCGCGGCGGAGAACTTCCCCGTCGCCCCCGCCTTCCTCCCGCGCGCCTGGCGCGAGGGCCTCATGGCCGTCTACGGCTACGCCCGCCTGGTCGACGACATCGGCGACGGCGACCTCGCCCCCGGTGGCCGCGACGCCGTCCTCCTCGGCCTCGACCCGGCCGCCGTCGACGACCCGCTCGCCATGCTCGACGCCTTCGAGGCCGACCTGCTGCGCGTCTTCGGCGGCTCCGACGGCCCCCCGTGCCACCCCCTGCTGCTGGCCCTGCGCCCCGTCGTACGCGACCACGGCCTCAGCCCCGAGCCCTTCCTCGGGCTCATCGAGGCCAACCGCCAGGACCAGCGGGTCACGCGCTACGAGACGTACGGGGAGCTCCTCGACTACTGCGAGCTCTCCGCCAACACCGTCGGCCGCCTCGTGCTCTCCCTCACCGGCACCAGCACCCCCGAGCGGATCCGCCGCTCCGACGCGATCTGCACCGCCCTGCAGATCGCCGAGCACCTCCAGGACGTCACCGAGGACCTCGGCCGCGACCGGATCTACCTCCCGGCCGAGGACATGCGCCGCTTCCACGTCGCCGAGGCCGATCTCAAGGCCCCGTCCGCCGGAGCGTCCGTACGCGCCCTGATCGCCTTCGAGGCCGACCGCACGCGCGGGCTCCTGAATGAAGGAACCCCGCTCGTGGGTAGCGTCCACGGCAGGCTGCGGCTGTTGCTCGCGGGATTCGTGGGAGGGGGGCGAGCCGCCCTGCGAGCGATCTCGGCCGCCGGCTTCGACGTGCTGCCCGGCCCGCCCAAGCCCACCCGGAGCCTCCTGCTCCGCGAGGTGGCCGCCGTCCTGCGCACAGCGCCGAGAAAGGGGTGA
- the hpnE gene encoding hydroxysqualene dehydroxylase HpnE, translated as MSGSDQRAVVVGGGLAGVTAALELADAGLRVTLLEGRPRLGGLAFSFKRGDLTVDNGQHVYLRCCTAYRWFLDRVDGAALAPLQDRLDVPVLDVARPGRPRLGRLRRSALPVPLHLAASLATYPHLSLAERAAVGRAALALRRLDPADPALDGLDFATWLARYGQSPRTVEALWDLVGIATLNATADQSSLGLAAMVFKTGLLSENGAADIGWARVPLGDLHDTLARKALDAAGVRTELRTRVTAVSRTAEGGWQVDTEGESFDAGTVVFAVPQREAHGLLPAGALADPDKLLDIATAPILNVHVVYDRKVLKQPFFAALGTPVQWVFDRTDASGLTDGGQYLALSQSVAQDDIDEPVSVLRAKYLPELERLLPAARGAKVRDFFVTRERTATFAPTPGVGRLRPGHRTDTPGLYLAGAWTATGWPATMESAVRSGLGAAHAALAALGRPREHPLQEAV; from the coding sequence ATGAGCGGCAGCGACCAGCGCGCCGTCGTCGTCGGCGGCGGACTCGCCGGAGTCACCGCCGCGCTCGAACTCGCCGACGCCGGACTGCGGGTCACCCTGCTGGAAGGGCGCCCCCGGCTCGGCGGGCTGGCCTTCTCCTTCAAGCGCGGCGACCTGACCGTCGACAACGGCCAGCACGTCTACCTGCGCTGCTGCACCGCCTACCGCTGGTTCCTCGACCGGGTCGACGGCGCCGCCCTGGCCCCGCTCCAGGACCGGCTCGACGTACCCGTCCTCGACGTGGCCCGCCCCGGCCGGCCCCGCCTCGGCCGGCTGCGCCGCAGCGCCCTGCCCGTACCCCTGCACCTGGCCGCCTCCCTGGCCACCTACCCGCACCTCTCCCTCGCCGAGCGGGCCGCCGTCGGCCGCGCCGCCCTCGCGCTGCGCCGCCTCGACCCCGCCGACCCGGCGCTCGACGGCCTCGACTTCGCCACCTGGCTCGCCCGCTACGGCCAGTCCCCGCGCACCGTCGAGGCCCTCTGGGACCTCGTCGGCATCGCCACCCTCAACGCCACCGCCGACCAGTCCTCCCTCGGCCTGGCCGCCATGGTCTTCAAGACCGGCCTGCTCTCCGAGAACGGCGCCGCCGACATCGGCTGGGCCAGGGTCCCGCTCGGAGACCTCCACGACACCCTCGCCCGCAAGGCCCTCGACGCCGCCGGCGTACGGACCGAGCTGCGCACCCGGGTCACCGCCGTCTCCCGTACCGCGGAGGGCGGCTGGCAGGTCGACACCGAGGGCGAGTCCTTCGACGCGGGCACCGTCGTGTTCGCCGTCCCGCAGCGCGAGGCGCACGGCCTGCTGCCCGCCGGAGCGCTGGCCGACCCGGACAAGCTCCTCGACATCGCCACCGCCCCCATCCTCAACGTCCACGTGGTGTACGACCGCAAGGTCCTCAAGCAGCCCTTCTTCGCCGCACTCGGCACCCCCGTCCAGTGGGTCTTCGACCGCACCGACGCCTCCGGACTCACCGACGGGGGCCAGTACCTGGCCCTGTCCCAGTCGGTCGCCCAGGACGACATCGACGAGCCCGTCTCGGTCCTGCGCGCCAAGTACCTGCCCGAGCTGGAACGGCTCCTGCCGGCCGCGCGCGGCGCGAAGGTACGGGACTTCTTCGTCACCCGCGAACGGACCGCCACCTTCGCCCCCACCCCCGGCGTCGGCCGGCTGCGCCCGGGCCACCGGACCGACACGCCGGGGCTCTACCTCGCCGGTGCGTGGACCGCCACCGGCTGGCCCGCGACCATGGAGAGCGCCGTCCGCAGCGGCCTCGGCGCGGCCCACGCCGCGCTCGCCGCTCTCGGCCGCCCCCGCGAACACCCCCTGCAGGAGGCGGTATGA
- a CDS encoding polyprenyl synthetase family protein, translating to MSITTTSTARTGTRGEPVNPGNPAVENTDAGTGAAGGGVEKADTLALLERGRTLSTPVLRAAVSRLAAPMDTVAAYHFGWIDAQGNPADGDGGKAVRPALALLSAEAAGVAAEIGIPGAVAVELVHNFSLLHDDLMDGDEQRRHRDTVWKVHGPALAILVGDALFALANEVLLELGTVEAGRATRRLTTASRKLIDGQAQDISYEHRERVSVEECLEMEGNKTGALLACAVSIGAVLGGADDRTADKLEEYGYHLGLAFQAVDDLLGIWGDPESTGKQTWSDLRQRKKSLPVVAALAAGGPACEELARLLAADAKSNDLENFSEEEFAHRAALIEAAGGRQWTADEARRQHAVAIRALDEVDMPQRVREQLVALADFVVVRKR from the coding sequence ATGAGCATCACGACCACCAGCACAGCACGTACAGGAACCAGAGGAGAGCCAGTGAACCCGGGGAACCCGGCTGTCGAGAACACGGATGCCGGCACGGGCGCGGCCGGAGGGGGAGTGGAGAAGGCCGACACCCTCGCCCTCCTGGAACGCGGCCGCACGCTGTCGACGCCCGTGCTCCGCGCGGCGGTGAGCCGGCTCGCGGCGCCCATGGACACCGTCGCCGCCTACCACTTCGGCTGGATCGACGCCCAGGGCAACCCGGCGGACGGCGACGGCGGCAAGGCCGTGCGCCCCGCCCTCGCGCTGCTCTCCGCCGAGGCGGCCGGCGTCGCCGCCGAGATCGGCATCCCCGGAGCCGTCGCGGTCGAGCTCGTCCACAACTTCTCCCTGCTGCACGACGACCTGATGGACGGCGACGAGCAGCGCCGCCACCGCGACACGGTGTGGAAGGTGCACGGGCCCGCCCTCGCCATCCTGGTCGGCGACGCCCTCTTCGCCCTCGCCAACGAGGTGCTGCTGGAACTGGGCACCGTCGAGGCCGGCCGCGCGACCCGCCGCCTGACCACCGCCAGCCGCAAGCTCATCGACGGCCAGGCCCAGGACATCTCGTACGAGCACCGCGAGCGCGTCAGCGTCGAGGAGTGCCTCGAGATGGAGGGCAACAAGACCGGAGCCCTGCTCGCGTGCGCGGTGTCGATCGGCGCCGTGCTCGGCGGCGCGGACGACCGTACGGCCGACAAGCTGGAGGAGTACGGCTACCACCTCGGCCTCGCCTTCCAGGCCGTCGACGACCTCCTCGGCATCTGGGGCGACCCGGAGTCCACGGGCAAGCAGACCTGGAGCGACCTGCGCCAGCGCAAGAAGTCCCTGCCCGTCGTCGCGGCCCTCGCGGCGGGCGGACCCGCATGTGAGGAGCTCGCGAGGCTGCTGGCGGCCGACGCCAAGAGCAACGACCTGGAGAACTTCTCCGAGGAGGAGTTCGCCCACCGCGCCGCGCTCATCGAGGCCGCCGGCGGCCGCCAGTGGACCGCCGACGAGGCGCGCCGCCAGCACGCGGTGGCGATCCGCGCGCTGGACGAAGTGGACATGCCGCAGCGGGTGCGGGAGCAGCTCGTGGCCCTCGCCGACTTCGTCGTCGTGCGCAAGAGGTGA
- the hpnD gene encoding presqualene diphosphate synthase HpnD has translation MEGPTHASAPSGQVLAAYSYCEAVTGTQARNFAYGIRLLPTDKRQAMSALYAFSRRVDDIGDGTLAPGAKLARLEETRALLGRIRAGEIEEDDTDPVAVALAHASRRFPIPLGGLDELIDGVLMDVRGEEYETWDDLKAYCRCVAGAIGRLSLGVFGTVGPADRADEYADTLGLALQLTNILRDVREDAGNGRTYLPAEDLAKFGCSEGFQGDRAPAGADFAGLVHHEVRRARALFVEGYRLLPMLDRRSGACVAAMAGIYRRLLDRIEREPEAVLRGRVSLPTHEKAYVAVRGLSGLDARTVSRRSTRRRP, from the coding sequence GTGGAGGGCCCCACACACGCGTCAGCACCGTCCGGCCAGGTCCTCGCGGCCTACAGCTACTGCGAGGCCGTCACCGGCACCCAGGCGCGCAACTTCGCCTACGGCATCCGGCTGCTGCCCACCGACAAGCGGCAGGCGATGTCCGCGCTGTACGCCTTCTCGCGGCGCGTCGACGACATCGGCGACGGCACCCTCGCGCCCGGGGCCAAACTGGCCCGGCTGGAGGAGACCCGCGCCCTGCTCGGCCGGATCCGGGCCGGGGAGATCGAGGAGGACGACACCGACCCGGTCGCCGTCGCCCTCGCCCACGCCTCGCGCCGCTTCCCGATCCCGCTCGGCGGCCTCGACGAACTCATCGACGGCGTCCTGATGGACGTGCGCGGCGAGGAGTACGAGACCTGGGACGACCTCAAGGCCTACTGCCGCTGCGTGGCCGGCGCCATCGGGCGGCTCTCGCTCGGCGTGTTCGGCACGGTGGGCCCGGCGGACCGCGCCGACGAGTACGCCGACACCCTGGGCCTGGCCCTGCAACTCACCAACATCCTGCGCGACGTCCGCGAGGACGCCGGCAACGGGCGCACCTACCTGCCCGCCGAGGACCTCGCCAAGTTCGGCTGCTCCGAAGGCTTCCAGGGCGACCGGGCCCCCGCCGGCGCCGACTTCGCCGGGCTCGTGCACCACGAAGTCCGGCGCGCGCGGGCCCTGTTCGTCGAGGGCTACCGGCTGCTGCCGATGCTCGACCGGCGCAGCGGCGCCTGCGTGGCCGCCATGGCCGGCATCTACCGGCGCCTCCTGGACCGCATCGAGCGCGAACCCGAGGCGGTGCTGCGCGGGCGCGTCTCGCTGCCGACGCACGAGAAGGCGTACGTGGCCGTGCGCGGCCTGTCCGGCCTCGACGCCCGCACCGTCTCCCGCCGCAGCACCCGGAGGCGGCCCTGA
- a CDS encoding glycosyltransferase family 2 protein, translating into MRLGAVIITMGNRPDELKALLDSVARQEGDPVEVVVVGQGVKVTGLPEGVRTVELPENLGIPGGRNVGIEAFGPGGGEVDALLFLDDDGLLERTDTAELCRQAFAEDPELGIVSFRIADPQTGETQRRHVPRLRASDPMRSSRVTTFLGGANAVRTKVFEQVGTLPGEFFYAHEETDLAWRALDAGWLIDYRADMVLLHPTTAPSRHAVYHRMVARNRVWLARRNLPAPLVPVYLGVWLALTLVRRPSVPALKAWFGGFKEGWTTPCGPRRPMRWRTVWRLTRLGRPPVI; encoded by the coding sequence ATGCGGCTGGGCGCCGTGATCATCACCATGGGCAACCGCCCCGACGAGCTGAAGGCGCTCCTCGACTCGGTGGCCCGGCAGGAGGGCGATCCCGTCGAGGTGGTCGTCGTCGGCCAGGGCGTGAAGGTCACCGGGCTCCCGGAGGGCGTGCGCACCGTCGAGCTGCCCGAGAACCTGGGCATCCCGGGCGGGCGCAACGTCGGCATCGAGGCCTTCGGCCCCGGCGGCGGCGAGGTGGACGCCCTGCTCTTCCTCGACGACGACGGGCTGCTGGAGCGCACCGACACCGCCGAGCTGTGCCGGCAGGCCTTCGCCGAGGACCCGGAGCTGGGCATCGTCAGCTTCCGGATCGCCGACCCGCAGACCGGCGAGACCCAGCGCCGCCACGTGCCCCGGCTGCGCGCCTCGGACCCGATGCGCTCCTCCCGCGTGACCACCTTCCTGGGCGGCGCCAACGCCGTCCGCACGAAGGTGTTCGAGCAGGTCGGAACGCTGCCCGGGGAGTTCTTCTACGCCCACGAGGAGACCGACCTGGCCTGGCGGGCGCTCGACGCCGGGTGGCTGATCGACTACCGGGCGGACATGGTGCTGCTGCACCCGACGACCGCTCCCTCCCGCCACGCGGTGTACCACCGTATGGTGGCCCGTAACCGGGTGTGGCTCGCCCGCCGCAACCTGCCCGCCCCGCTGGTCCCGGTCTACCTGGGCGTCTGGCTCGCGCTGACGCTCGTACGCAGGCCCTCGGTGCCGGCGCTCAAGGCCTGGTTCGGCGGGTTCAAGGAGGGCTGGACCACCCCCTGCGGCCCCCGGCGCCCGATGAGGTGGCGTACGGTCTGGCGGCTGACGCGGCTGGGCCGACCGCCCGTCATCTGA
- a CDS encoding 1-hydroxy-2-methyl-2-butenyl 4-diphosphate reductase, which translates to MPARAEPPPLLVACALRIERAALRGAARGGPGAGALLRTGMGPRAAERAVARALERPGMGRAAVLATGFCAGLVPGMHPGDLVVAEETRDPRGVVTCTGTALLAEALARAVPGRTVHTGALTGSDHVVRGQERAQLRATGAVAVDMESAATLWAAAAPGRPVAAVRVIVDAPEHELVRIGTVRGGISAFRVLRAVLPAFYEWHRSLLLPRR; encoded by the coding sequence ATGCCCGCCAGAGCGGAGCCCCCGCCGCTGCTGGTCGCCTGCGCCCTGCGCATCGAGCGGGCGGCCCTGCGCGGCGCGGCCCGGGGCGGGCCCGGGGCCGGCGCCCTGCTGCGTACCGGCATGGGCCCCCGCGCCGCCGAGCGGGCCGTCGCCCGCGCCCTGGAGAGGCCCGGGATGGGGCGGGCGGCCGTCCTCGCGACCGGGTTCTGCGCCGGCCTCGTCCCCGGCATGCACCCCGGCGACCTGGTCGTCGCCGAGGAGACCCGGGACCCCCGCGGGGTGGTCACCTGCACCGGCACCGCCCTGCTCGCCGAGGCACTGGCCCGCGCCGTTCCCGGCCGGACCGTGCACACCGGCGCACTGACCGGATCCGACCACGTCGTCCGGGGCCAGGAGCGCGCGCAGCTGCGCGCCACCGGCGCCGTCGCGGTCGACATGGAGTCCGCGGCCACCTTGTGGGCCGCCGCCGCGCCGGGGCGTCCGGTTGCGGCCGTCCGGGTGATCGTGGACGCTCCGGAGCACGAGCTCGTCCGTATCGGCACGGTTCGCGGTGGAATATCTGCCTTCCGTGTACTGCGTGCCGTACTACCCGCGTTTTATGAATGGCACCGTTCGTTGCTGCTTCCCAGGAGGTGA
- a CDS encoding ABC transporter permease: MSDTTHDGALATSKPPSDDAGLSPAELARKYGLSVSGARPSLGGYVRQLWGRRHFIMAFSRAKLVAQYSQAKLGQIWQVATPLLNALVYYLIFGLILNAGRGMEKGVYIPFLVMGIFVFTFTQNSLMAGVRAIPTNLGLVRALHFPRASLPISFSMQQLQQLMYSMIVVLVVAVAFGNYPRLSWLLVIPALVLQFVFNTGLALVFARMGSKTPDLAQLMPFLTRTWMYASGVMFSISEMLKDKPAWIADVLQWNPAAIYMDLVRFALIDGYGRENLPPHVWAFATGWAVLIGLGGFVYFWKAEERYGRG, encoded by the coding sequence GTGAGTGACACAACCCACGACGGCGCCCTCGCCACGAGCAAGCCGCCGTCCGACGACGCGGGGCTCAGCCCCGCGGAGCTCGCCAGGAAGTACGGCCTGTCCGTCAGCGGCGCGCGGCCCAGCCTCGGCGGATACGTGCGGCAGCTCTGGGGGCGGCGCCACTTCATCATGGCCTTCTCCCGGGCCAAGCTGGTGGCGCAGTACAGCCAGGCCAAGCTCGGCCAGATCTGGCAGGTGGCGACCCCCCTGCTCAACGCTCTGGTCTACTACCTGATCTTCGGCCTGATCCTGAACGCGGGCCGGGGCATGGAGAAGGGGGTGTACATCCCCTTCCTGGTGATGGGTATCTTCGTCTTCACCTTCACCCAGAACTCGCTGATGGCGGGCGTCCGGGCGATCCCCACCAACCTCGGGCTGGTCCGCGCGCTGCACTTCCCGCGCGCCTCGCTGCCGATCTCCTTCTCGATGCAGCAGCTCCAGCAGCTGATGTACTCGATGATCGTCGTGCTCGTCGTCGCCGTCGCCTTCGGGAACTACCCGCGGCTGTCGTGGCTGCTGGTGATCCCGGCGCTGGTCCTGCAGTTCGTCTTCAACACCGGCCTCGCCCTGGTCTTCGCGCGGATGGGGTCCAAGACCCCCGACCTCGCGCAGCTGATGCCCTTCCTCACGCGCACGTGGATGTACGCCTCGGGCGTCATGTTCTCGATCAGTGAGATGCTGAAGGACAAGCCGGCGTGGATCGCGGACGTGCTCCAGTGGAACCCCGCCGCGATCTACATGGACCTGGTCCGCTTCGCCCTGATCGACGGCTACGGCCGGGAGAACCTCCCGCCGCACGTCTGGGCCTTCGCGACCGGCTGGGCCGTCCTGATCGGCCTCGGCGGCTTCGTGTACTTCTGGAAGGCTGAGGAGCGTTACGGCCGTGGCTGA
- the shc gene encoding squalene--hopene cyclase: protein MTATTDGGGAMAGGADPEHDGTTATAAAPAAGPPGLRRDVQEATDRAVGELLARQDPVGWWKGDLETNVTMDAEDLLLRQFLGIRDEAVTHATALFIRGEQQADGTWATFHGGPPVLSATIEAYVALRLAGDPPDAPHMARASAWIRAHGGIASARVFTRIWLALFGWWSWDHLPELPPELVFLPPWVPLNIYDFGCWARQTIVPLTIVSALRPVRPAPFALDELHTDARDPDPAKPPAPLASWDGAFQRMDKALHLYRRIAPRRLRKAAMDSAARWIIERQENDGCWGGIQPPAVYSVIALHLLGYDLEHPVMRAGLDSLDRFAVWREDGARMVEACQSPVWDTCLAAIALADAGVRPDHPALVRAADWMLGEEIRRPGDWAVRRPGLAPGGWAFEFHNDNYPDIDDTAEVVLALRRIRHPEPAKVEAAIARGVSWNLGMQSRNGAWGAFDADNTSPFPNRLPFCDFGEVIDPPSADVTAHVVEMLAAEGRAADPRTRRGLAWLLAEQEPEGPWFGRWGTNYVYGTGSVVPALTAAGIAPSHPAVRRAVRWLESVQNEDGGWGEDQRSYQDRSWAGKGASTASQTAWALMALLSAGERAGKAVERGLAYLVETQCPDGTWDEPHFTGTGFPWDFSINYHLYRQVFPLTALGRYLHGEPFGPERQHASAAGEA, encoded by the coding sequence ATGACAGCGACGACCGACGGCGGCGGTGCAATGGCCGGCGGCGCGGATCCGGAACACGACGGTACGACGGCCACGGCGGCCGCCCCGGCGGCGGGACCGCCCGGCCTGCGGCGGGACGTCCAGGAGGCCACCGACCGGGCCGTGGGCGAACTGCTGGCCCGCCAGGACCCGGTGGGCTGGTGGAAGGGCGACCTGGAGACCAACGTCACCATGGACGCCGAGGACCTGCTGCTGCGGCAGTTCCTCGGCATCCGGGACGAGGCCGTCACCCACGCCACCGCCCTGTTCATCCGGGGCGAGCAGCAGGCCGACGGCACCTGGGCCACCTTCCACGGCGGACCGCCCGTACTCTCCGCCACCATCGAGGCGTACGTCGCCCTGCGCCTGGCCGGGGACCCGCCCGACGCCCCGCACATGGCCCGCGCCTCGGCCTGGATCCGGGCCCACGGGGGGATCGCCTCCGCCCGGGTGTTCACCCGGATCTGGCTGGCGCTCTTCGGCTGGTGGAGCTGGGACCACCTGCCCGAACTGCCGCCCGAGCTGGTCTTCCTGCCGCCCTGGGTGCCGCTCAACATCTACGACTTCGGCTGCTGGGCCCGCCAGACGATCGTCCCGCTCACCATCGTCTCCGCACTGCGGCCGGTCCGCCCCGCACCCTTCGCCCTCGACGAGCTGCACACCGACGCGCGCGACCCGGACCCGGCCAAGCCACCCGCCCCGCTGGCCAGTTGGGACGGGGCCTTCCAGCGGATGGACAAGGCCCTGCACCTCTACCGGCGCATCGCCCCGCGCCGGCTGCGCAAGGCGGCCATGGACTCCGCCGCCCGCTGGATCATCGAGCGCCAGGAGAACGACGGCTGCTGGGGCGGGATCCAGCCCCCCGCCGTGTACTCCGTGATCGCCCTCCACCTGCTCGGCTACGACCTCGAGCACCCGGTGATGCGGGCCGGGCTGGACTCCCTCGACCGCTTCGCGGTGTGGCGCGAGGACGGCGCCCGGATGGTCGAGGCCTGCCAGTCCCCGGTCTGGGACACCTGCCTCGCCGCCATCGCCCTCGCCGACGCGGGAGTCCGCCCCGACCACCCGGCCCTGGTCAGGGCCGCGGACTGGATGCTCGGCGAGGAGATCCGTCGCCCCGGGGACTGGGCCGTGCGCCGGCCCGGACTCGCCCCCGGCGGCTGGGCCTTCGAGTTCCACAACGACAACTACCCCGACATCGACGACACCGCCGAGGTGGTCCTGGCACTGCGCCGGATCAGGCACCCCGAACCGGCGAAGGTCGAGGCGGCCATCGCCCGCGGGGTCTCCTGGAACCTCGGCATGCAGTCGAGGAACGGCGCCTGGGGCGCCTTCGACGCCGACAACACCAGCCCCTTCCCCAACCGGCTGCCCTTCTGCGACTTCGGCGAGGTCATCGACCCGCCCTCGGCCGACGTCACCGCCCACGTGGTGGAGATGCTCGCGGCGGAGGGCAGGGCCGCCGACCCCCGCACCCGGCGGGGCCTCGCCTGGCTCCTCGCCGAACAGGAGCCGGAGGGGCCCTGGTTCGGCCGCTGGGGCACCAACTACGTCTACGGGACGGGCTCGGTGGTGCCGGCCCTCACCGCCGCCGGGATCGCCCCCTCGCACCCCGCGGTCCGGCGGGCCGTGCGCTGGCTGGAATCCGTACAGAACGAGGACGGCGGATGGGGCGAGGACCAGCGCTCCTACCAGGACCGCTCCTGGGCCGGGAAGGGCGCCTCGACCGCCTCCCAGACCGCCTGGGCGCTGATGGCTCTGCTGTCGGCGGGGGAGCGTGCGGGCAAGGCCGTCGAGCGGGGCCTGGCGTACCTGGTGGAGACCCAGTGCCCCGACGGGACCTGGGACGAGCCGCACTTCACCGGCACCGGATTCCCCTGGGACTTCTCCATCAACTACCACCTCTACCGGCAGGTGTTCCCGCTCACCGCCCTCGGCCGCTACCTCCACGGAGAACCCTTCGGCCCGGAGCGGCAGCACGCCTCAGCGGCCGGGGAGGCATGA
- a CDS encoding ABC transporter ATP-binding protein: MADNTQGRVPTVIADEVHIVYRVNTGSSGKGSATAALSKILRRGKGDAPGVRRVHAVRGVSFTAYRGEAIGLIGSNGSGKSTLLRAIAGLLPCESGKVYTDGQPSLLGVNAALMNDLTGERNVVLGGLAMGMTREQIKERYQDIVDFSGINEKGDFISLPMRTYSSGMAARLRFSIAAAKDHDVLMIDEALATGDRSFQVRSENRIRELREKAGTVFLVSHNNKSIRDTCDRVLWLEKGELLMDGPTEEVVSAYEKASGH, translated from the coding sequence GTGGCTGACAACACCCAGGGGCGCGTCCCCACCGTGATCGCGGACGAGGTGCACATCGTGTACCGCGTCAACACCGGCAGCTCCGGCAAGGGCAGTGCCACCGCCGCGCTGAGCAAGATACTCCGCAGGGGCAAGGGCGACGCCCCGGGCGTCCGCCGGGTCCACGCCGTACGGGGCGTCTCCTTCACGGCGTACCGCGGCGAGGCCATCGGCCTCATCGGCTCCAACGGCTCCGGCAAGTCGACCCTGCTGCGCGCCATCGCGGGCCTGCTGCCCTGCGAGTCCGGCAAGGTCTACACCGACGGCCAGCCCTCGCTGCTGGGCGTCAACGCCGCACTGATGAACGACCTCACCGGCGAGCGCAACGTCGTCCTGGGCGGTCTCGCGATGGGCATGACCCGCGAGCAGATCAAGGAGCGCTACCAGGACATCGTCGACTTCTCGGGGATCAACGAGAAGGGCGACTTCATCTCCCTGCCGATGCGCACCTACTCCTCCGGCATGGCCGCGCGCCTGCGCTTCTCGATCGCCGCCGCCAAGGACCACGACGTCCTGATGATCGACGAGGCGCTCGCCACCGGTGACCGCAGCTTCCAGGTGCGTTCCGAGAACCGCATCCGCGAGCTGCGGGAGAAGGCCGGCACGGTCTTCCTGGTGAGCCACAACAACAAGTCCATCCGCGACACCTGCGACCGGGTGCTGTGGCTGGAAAAGGGCGAACTCCTGATGGACGGGCCCACCGAGGAAGTGGTCTCGGCGTACGAGAAGGCCAGCGGCCACTGA